The genomic DNA CACACCCGCAATCTCGCccgtcctcgccgccctcgtccCGTCCGGCAGACTCTCATCCttcacatccccctcctgcgCCTTCATCAACGGAGTGTGCTTGATCCAACCCTCAATTCCCTCCAGGAAAACCTCTGCATTACTCGCGTACATCGGCCCCTCCACCGGACCAGGGTTCACCGCGTTCACCGTGGCGTTCTGCGCCAACTCCCGCGACCACGTCCGTGTCATTGCTTCCAACGCAGCCTTGGTCCCGCCGTAGACAGACTGGGTGACGAACCCGgtagaggaggagacggaagAGATATTGACTATCCTGCCTGATCTATCCTTGGGGAGGTAAGGCTGGGCGGCttggacgagaaggagagggccCAAAACGTTGACGCGGTAAGTGGCTTCGAATTGGGGGATTGTGAcgtcggggaggagggcgtttTGGGCTAtgccggcgttgttgatgatgatgtctaTTTGGAAGGTGTTGtctgaagaggagaaagcaGATTTGACATCTTGAACAAGGTTGGCGGGACCTTCCGGGCTGCCAATGTCTGCTTGGATGGGAACGACTTTAAtgttgtgggaggaggtgagctgggcggcgaggtcgttggcgatggaggtagaggagggggaggtgtagTTGAGGGCTATGTTGCAGCCTTTGGAGGCGAGGTTTTCGGCTATGGCTGCGCCAATGCCTGGTGATTGTTAGCATAGTGGTGAGAAGGGACGGTTAGGGACACATACCTCGCGATGAGCCGGTTATGATGGCGAGTTTGCCTTCCAGAGGGCGAGACATGTTCCTGGTGATATCAATGCTATACAAAACTAACACAGATGAGAGAGAGCTCTTTGGACGTGGACAGGGAAGAAAATAAAATCAATTTGAGGAGATAGCTTCATATATACATAACAGAGCCGCGTAACCCCCCACGGAATGACAATGCCCTTAATGTTTAAGTTAAACATGCCCCGCATCTGGCGATGTCGGTCGAGGTCCATCCGGGGAAGCTCTTTACCCTGGGAAGCTGCCCCGCTATTTGCGCGGCTACAGCGCCCACCCCACATGGCTTTCAGCGGGAAGTCCCACCCATTGGCGGCGTTGAATTCCACCTTGGCCGTCTTGTCAGAAGAGCCCCACCAAACGGCCGTCCCGTCCAGCGTTCAATTCACGCCGCCCGCATCACGCCGAAGCTTGCCGACTACGAAGCTTTCgattatttagctataccgtacATACAAGGCCCGAACAAGTTCAGCTCAAGACACAATGgacatccgcctcctccgcccctccGACATCCCTCTCATCCAGCACGCCAACCTCGAGAACCTCCCCGAGAACTACTTCCTCAAGTACTACCTCTACCACGCCCTCTCCTGGCCCCAGCTCTCCTTCGTGGCAGTCGACGTCTCCCGCCCCGCAAAGACCCCCTATGACTACCCTAAGATCGTCGGCTATGTCCTCGCCAAAATGGAAGAAGAGCCCACGGACGGCGTCCAGCACGGccacatcacctccctcagcgTGATGCGCACCCACCGGAGGCTGGGTATCGCGGAAAAACTCATGAGACAGAGCCGTATGTCCCCCCCTTttacccccccacccaaatCACAGTGTATTGATGGGTGAACAGAACAAGCAATGGTGGAAGCCTTCAACGCCCGTTACGTCTCCCTCCACGTCCGCGTCTCCAACCAAGCCGCCATCCACCTCTACCGCAACACGCTCAAGTTCGAGACGGAAAAGACGGAGCCAAAGTACTACGCCGACGGGGAGGACGCGTTCTGCATGAAGCTCGATCTGGACTTTATCAAGCAGCAGattttggaggcggagaaggccgaggatgagcaagacaagaagaacaaTGGCTCGGAAGAGAAGACGAAAGAAGACCAGGACGAGGGCGAGCcggtgggggatgtgggtAGGGATCCGGAACAGGACAAGAAGATTAAGGTcaaggttgggagggggttgggggtgggggagttggtggagagagacGAGAGTAAACATTAGTTTTGCAGGTGTTTGTGGTGTTTTAAAAAGGAATGTCTAGATATGTGGGTTCTGTTTTGTCCTTGGTTGAGTGTTTAGAAACGTGGGCAAGGGTGGGCGGGAATACAAAAAGTCTACCGGTCAGGTGTGTTTTGATGTGAtatgggtgggtggtgtggctTGTGATTAGGCATgagtggaaaaggggctCGAACAGGTAAACATTGTTTGTCGATATCAAGGCTCACACAAAGCAGACGGTATAAACAGGGGGTTATGGAGCTTACTAATGTCTCATTATTTAACGCTACCTACCGCAAATTCTAACACAAAACGGCTGCTAAGATCTGATGAAACCATGTTTTCGTGACTGTCATGAACTCACACAAACCGTCACCTCTCACCTTTCAGCCCTCATAAACAACCCATGTCtactctcttcctccctcgccagctccctcgcaaactcctcatccgcctccgtcctcaacctctccatttccaccgccaactcctcaatctccttttccagctcgATCGCCGCCTTTTCGTCCTCCGCCTTAAGGAATCCCGGACCAGAGATCTTTTCTTGAAGGCTCAATAGATCCGAGTACTTGGCGGTGATCTCATCCTCAATCTCATCGGCTCGTTTATATTTTGCTACTGAGGGCTCTGGCGGTGTGGTGTTGTCACTTTCTTGGGGCCAGGCTCCGGGCGGTAGGGGGCCGGGACGGCCAAGGGGGAATCCAGTGGATGTTGGGGGATTATTGGTGGCGGCATCGAAGGAGAGACCGCGGTAGGAGGGGGGTGCTTCGGATTGGGGGACGAGGGGAAGAGCTGGTGCGCCAAAGGGGTGTGTTTGAGGCATTGGGGACATCGGGGGCATCGAGGGCATCGGGGGCATCGGGGGCATCGGGGGCATGTGAGGCGGAAAGCCCTGAAGAAAAAGATGAGACGATCCatggggaggcggagggccaggcggtggtggaccaTGATGGGGAACAGGAAGAGGACCAGATCTATGACCGTGACGGTGAAAGTCCTTCTCTGCCCGCCGCATCTCCTTTTTGGTTTGACGCTTCTCCCGCTTCTCTTGCCTTCGGCGTTGACGCTTCTCCTTGGGGAGCTGGCGGCGCTGACGCTTttgctccttcttcagctgctTCCATTCTCGCATCAACTCCTTAACCTCACGGCGCAGGGCCTTGCGGTCCTGTGTCATGTTGACTGGCTCGTTGATCTCTGTGGCAGGGGCACGGCGAGCCTCACGGATCTGTTTCTTTGCTTGACGCACTCTTTCCCGTGTGATCTGTTGTtcggggtgttggagggaCTCCGAGAGGTACGTCTTCATGACGGGCAGCTGGGTGTCTTTCAGGTCGTCGTAGTCGGGTAGAGAGCCGATGGTGGACTCGGAACTGCTGGACGACCTTGATGATGTGCTCGATACAGAGCTTGACCGGGAGCGACGGCGCTCTTTGGAAGGAGACTGGTGTGTCCTTCCACGGTCTTGGCCCTGAGTAGGTTGGTTGGCCGGTTGAACGTtgccaacaccctcctcgccttcccgTCCGCGTTGTGCTGGCTGTTCTGGTTCTGTCGGACCTTGTCCCCAACGGCTgttccaccatcctcctcgtcctccccgaCCAAAGTAGTGATGTTGTCCACGTTCAGGCCTCTGTCCGCCGCAAgcacctctcccaccaggACCACCCCAAGTCCATCGAGGCGGGCATGACATCCCCGGCATGATTGGTGGAGGTTGAAACCCACGGGCATCACCCGGAGgacgacaccaacccccaggTCCTCCTTCACGACCGTGGGACCCCCCTCTGCCACCAAACATATTCCCAGGATTCCACCCATTGATGCTAATCCCATTAGTATCAGCCACTATACCCCCGATCTTGAGATGGCCAGTCCGACCATCTACCACAAAATTATTCCCGATGCTaatcctctccccatcaactTTGATTCCGCCAAAGTTGAACCCATTGCCGTTATTGTTATTGTTACTGTTGCTAggcccagcagcaccactcccaccaccaaaaggaCTAAACCGTCCTATCCACCCCCCTTGCCCCCgcgcctgctgctgtccctGCCCGGCTGGTGTCTGCCCCTGCCCCGAAGGAGTAtcaaacctctcctcccatgCCCCAggcatcctctcctccctctctccctcgccctcatACCTaacaacaaccctcacccccctcctctcccaaaaccCCTCAttccactccctcaccatcctctccaccctctccctcctcgccccgaccccctccccatcaccatccctaTTACCAACCCCCCTTATCCTCTCCAGCAAGAAAACCTCGGCCTGACTCCTAGTATcactctcccccttctcactACCAGtctcaaccccctccgccctcagTTTCCTATCCACCACCCGTTCATTCGTCCTATCCGCAAACCCAGGCAGCAGATAATTCAGAAACGTCATCCAGTCCTCCCGCGTGATATCCCCATtctcaccagcaccaccaccgacagtCAACCTGTCGATCCCAGCGATGGCCTCGACATCCGTCAGAGCTGGGTCAGCAGCGAGGGTGATCTCAACTGTTGTCGGGCCACCGACGAAAACACCCGAATGCGGCCGGCTGTCGAAGTATGCCTGCGCCTCTGGGATccgccgaggacgagaggTAGCAACCGGCGATGAGGGGGCAGCGACAAGATCAGCAGCAGTGTTGGATTGTGCCGACTGGGGAGTTAGAGGAGGGGTGTAAATAATCTCGCCGTCgtaggtggtggaggtgtcgTCCGAGTTGGATGAGTTCCTTCTCAgggttgatgtggtggtgggtggtgtcgggTTGGTCGGAGATGGGCCAGAGGACGTGTTGGAATAGATGTCTGTTTCTGagtagggagggggagggatgtcTTCGAGGGGAGCACGCCGGGATGTCATGTTGCTGATGATTGGAAGTTGAGGTAAgatcaacaaaaaaaagacaacaaccTAAGGTAATGGAATCAGAGGTTCAACGTCTAAGAGAGCCCCAAGGTGGGGTGGGCACTGAGATAACTACGGATAGACGCACTGGATTCGGgcaaagagaaaaacagTCAAGGCACAGCAAAAAGGCGGGGCGATTAAGCATTTATTGGTATTCTTGCGGTGAATGGACAGCTCGCCAAAAGGATGATGAGAGTCAGATTCATCAGACCAGCCATCATGGGTTGAGGTAAAGTATGTGTAAGCCAGCTCGCTGAACAAACCTTAAAGTCCCCCCGAGCCTCCGCGCGCTTCGCTGCCATTTGCCAGGGGGCCGTTGCCCACAAGGGCACCGCAAGAGGCTTGGCTGACATAGCCCCATAGTTCGGTCCCCTATTCGCTCCCCGCAGTCCTTTGTTCTATGGTCCCACgctcaccacaccaccactcgGCCTCGAAGCTTACGCGGCCCTACCAGGCGTCAACAGTCCACCTAGTCTAGGCCTGTCAAAGCTCCATTGGGTATAATAAAACGACATGTGAATGGCTCGATTAAGAGCCGCAGCCAGAGGCCACGAAGAGCTGTCGCGTTCTCTGCCCctctcaagatcaagaatgTGACGCACAGCACACAGTTTTCTTTAAACCTCACCGTCGTGGAGAGAATATCCTATATCTTCCACCTTGTAATGGTCGGCCAAAATACTAGCCAAATGATGGCGTGTCTGTGGTCCCCTATTGGAAAGTTAACGAATCGGCCAAATCTCAACCGACCATGCATTACAGCAGGACAACTTACAAGTTGGTAATGTACACTTCCACgagtgatggtgggatgtAATCGGTCACGGTATTTTCGATATCCAGAGCCTCGACCTCGGGACCGTCTGCATAGCTCACAAAGCTGGATGGGTTGCCGAGTTCACTAATGACAGCCTCGTCCGATGGATCCTCAGGGCAGAACTTGTAGATGGCACCAAGAACAATGACAGGCTTCAAAAACTCTCTGGCAGCTTGAGCAGCAATGCAGGCACCGCTGTCTACAAGCAAGCCACCGTTTTGGTAAATCACCTTGGCACCAAAAATGACCTTGTTCACCCTGGGAATATAGGCCATCAACCCATTGCTGGCCAAGTTGATGGTGGTAACTCCGTGCGAgttgagcttcttcctcaatGCCGCATAGGGCTTCTCACCACTTCCTGGCTCGATAGGGTTGATACTGGCAATGAAGACAGTAAACCGCCGCCTCGTGGCAGCCTTGATGAGAAACCTCTCAACCGTCTTGGTGGGCTGATAGGCAAGCACATACTCGCCAGGGTGAATCTGGATATCCGCAAAACTCGCAATCTGGTCATCGGCCTGCTGGATCTCGTCCATGATTTCCTCAATCCCATTGATAACCTCGGTTCGCAGGGCATGTACACTGGCAGGCTGGGCCTGAGAAAGTGGTGTTGAAGCTCCAGTCATGGGTGTGTCGGCAGCAGTGGCGGCTGAGAGAATGTTGAACATGGACTTGGACACCTGAAGGCCGCCTGGGGCAGCAGTGTTGGAGCGCATAAGGACTGGGGTCGGGGCAGGTcgttgtggtggagggttggTAGGGGCAAGGCTCTGGATATCGGATGCCGAATCGCTGCCCAAGTCGTCGGCATTATTTCTGTCCTCGGTTGCCTCGTCGCGGATGAGGCCCAGCACTCGGCGCACAATATTTCCAATTACTGGCTCGTGAGGGGCAGCCCGTGCAAGTCTAGACCCAACACTCTGGACTCTGCCCAAGAGCTGGTCAACATCGTGCCATTTCGATCGCGCAACAACCTGGAGGAGAATGTGGGCTGTCGCAACGGCGCAGTCATCGCCCTTTACCTGGCGGCGCTTGAGGAGACTAACAAGAGAGGAACAAAAGTCAGAAGAGCTCAACACACCGCAGCACAAGGCAGTCACCTACAATATTAAAGCTTCGATTGAAGCCTCATAGGGCTGACTCTTGAGGGACTTGATCAGCTTGTCCAAGCTGGGGGCATAGTTTGCCTGTGATGGTTGCATGgctttgtgtgtgtgtgtgtgaataTAGACAATATCAACTGTATAAGCCACTGAGGATCAAGGATATGTTTTGAACAAGATGGGTAACCCCGCGGTTCGTGCTGGGAAATCGCGGAAGCTCGAAAACGGCAGGTATGGTGTATCTCGTTGTCTGTCTCTTTGCGGTGTAGAATATGGGCTGATCAATTGTCTTGCTGAAGTCTCTTTGTCAAATCACTTGTCTTAACTGACTGGGAATTTGGCTTTTGCTTCCAGAAGAACGGAATGAGTCAATGTGTCACTGCAAGCTTTCAGCCTTGGGGAACAAACCGTGGAAAATTATGGTGGGGTCCTTTCAGTGTCCCGCATTGAacaccccaccccacccaccTTTCGCTCAATCCGGCTCACCTTCGGCCCTTTGAGCTCCCCTCAACACCGACCTTTTTCTCATGATGGTCTGAGCGCCTGCACCGCTTGGCATCGGGGCACGGGCCTCGACACTGCCGCTAGCGCCAGAAATTCTTGGAGCTGGCGGAACGGGCATACAATTGGCCTACAAAATTTCTGGCTCACCTTTGCATCTGAAAATCTGCAAGTCTCGGCTCGTCTGGCGCAAAGGTGAAAGCATTATATTTGTTGATTCCCCCTCTTAATCGACTCAATTGCTTGTATTATCCCGATTATTCGGTAATCACAGCTCTTATTTCACCCCGCCCGTCTTCGATTTTCACGCGCCGAGCTCAGAAAGTCGCCAAAATGACCACCAAGGAAGTCGTCGACATTgttgacaagaaggagaagaaggagaaaaagagcAAGGACAAGTctgagaagaaaaaggaaaagcgCTCTGATTCTGCCGGTGTCACtaaggagaagaaagacaagaaaaaggacaaggccaagcaggagaagcttgcccgcgccgccgaggccCATCTTAATGCTGAGGCCGCTGCTGCGAAGGTGGACAGCGACGTCGAGGTCGATCCGGAGGATCTTATCAAGCCTGCTGAGGAGCTTGTCCCATTCGCCTTGCCCCTGGCCGATGACAAGACTCACAAGAAGATTTACAAGCTCATTAAGAAGGGTGCGTGCGCAGCAATTGCCTCCAATCGACTCGCTTTTGCGCAGACCGATGCTAATCTGTTTTTTTCCTCTAGGCGCGAAAGTAAAGTCCATCCATCGCGGTGTTAAGGAGTGCGAGAAAGCTATCAAGAAGACACCTGCGAAGACCCCCGCGACTGCCCCTAGCGACGCCCCCGGCCTCGTCATCATTGCCGGCGACATCTCTCCTATGGATGTCATCATgcacttccccctcctctgcgAGGAGCACAATGTTCCCTACTTGTTCATCAAGTCCCGCGCCGACCTCGGTGTTGCCGCTTGCACCAAGCGCGCCACCAGTGTTGTCATGTTGAAGCCTTCAGGCAAGAAGGCTGGCAAAGACACCGAGATGACCGACGCTGATAAGAAGTCGTCGGCTGAGGAGTACCTCGAGTCCTACAAGGAGGTCCTGAGGATTGCTCAAAAGGAGTGGGATGCCCAGGTTCAGCCGTGGGTCAAGGGCACCCACTCTAAGCAAATCGCCTACCGCCAGGCCAACAAGCAGCAGTAAATCGGCGCTGCCTGAGCTCCCTGTTGCTGTTTGACTTCAAGGCAGCACGTTTGCTTGCTACATTCTTAGCAACCAGCATGATATACCCATACGGATACCCAGCTCCCCTTACTTGTCACGCGACTCTACCTCGGCATCGTTTGTTGGGCATGTCAGAAGCAGGGTTATCCTCCTCTCGATCTCTCCGTCTCTTCAGTCTTCCCTTTGCAGCAAGTTTCTTCGACAACATGAGCAAACTGCGTATTCACACTATTAATATTGCAAGAGCTTATCGTTCAGTCTTTGGAACAGCATCAATGGGGGAATACCATGAGGGGTTTCAATGAGAGAATATCAGAACCAGAGGatattttctttctttctctgaACATCAATTTGAAGCATCTTGTCATTTTCTCGATGGCATGGTAGTCGTTGATTTGGCTTCCATTGGGTGTCAAACAAAAAAGGCCGGCGTTCAGGGGACATACTGGGGGGTTTTGTTcattgttttcttttttgggcaTTTGTTGAAGTACAAAACAAAAGGGAATGGGGGTTAGCGGTTAGCTTTCAGCCTTTTTGTAGGGTGTATAAAATATCACAAACACCGGGTGGTGTTTTATATTCAATTTTGTTCATTTTGCTTTTGTGTGCTCTGACGAGAATGATAGACACCGTCGACAGAAGTACCCATCAATGTTTGTCCACCTCGAATCCAACGCAGACTCCCGTCGTCCTATTCCGAAGCAATCTGCAATACGGCAGACCATCGCCAATCTATCAGCACAAGAGATATaccacccatcccaaacTTACAGACCACAACACCAGTAAGCCTGGCATCAGGTACTCACTCCCATCAACTTCATGAGCATTCAACAAACAACTCATGaacagaaaaacaaaacaacgtCCCACACATCCCAATGTCACACCTTCACCTAAACCACCTAACCACCTAACTCTCTATCAACTCCTCGTTACAGACAA from Podospora pseudoanserina strain CBS 124.78 chromosome 2, whole genome shotgun sequence includes the following:
- a CDS encoding hypothetical protein (EggNog:ENOG503P3QR; COG:S), translating into MTSRRAPLEDIPPPPYSETDIYSNTSSGPSPTNPTPPTTTSTLRRNSSNSDDTSTTYDGEIIYTPPLTPQSAQSNTAADLVAAPSSPVATSRPRRIPEAQAYFDSRPHSGVFVGGPTTVEITLAADPALTDVEAIAGIDRLTVGGGAGENGDITREDWMTFLNYLLPGFADRTNERVVDRKLRAEGVETGSEKGESDTRSQAEVFLLERIRGVGNRDGDGEGVGARRERVERMVREWNEGFWERRGVRVVVRYEGEGEREERMPGAWEERFDTPSGQGQTPAGQGQQQARGQGGWIGRFSPFGGGSGAAGPSNSNNNNNGNGFNFGGIKVDGERISIGNNFVVDGRTGHLKIGGIVADTNGISINGWNPGNMFGGRGGSHGREGGPGGWCRPPGDARGFQPPPIMPGMSCPPRWTWGGPGGRGACGGQRPERGQHHYFGRGGRGGWWNSRWGQGPTEPEQPAQRGREGEEGVGNVQPANQPTQGQDRGRTHQSPSKERRRSRSSSVSSTSSRSSSSSESTIGSLPDYDDLKDTQLPVMKTYLSESLQHPEQQITRERVRQAKKQIREARRAPATEINEPVNMTQDRKALRREVKELMREWKQLKKEQKRQRRQLPKEKRQRRRQEKREKRQTKKEMRRAEKDFHRHGHRSGPLPVPHHGPPPPGPPPPHGSSHLFLQGFPPHMPPMPPMPPMSPMPQTHPFGAPALPLVPQSEAPPSYRGLSFDAATNNPPTSTGFPLGRPGPLPPGAWPQESDNTTPPEPSVAKYKRADEIEDEITAKYSDLLSLQEKISGPGFLKAEDEKAAIELEKEIEELAVEMERLRTEADEEFARELAREEESRHGLFMRAER
- the NHP2 gene encoding snoRNA-binding protein (EggNog:ENOG503NZ5F; COG:A), with translation MTTKEVVDIVDKKEKKEKKSKDKSEKKKEKRSDSAGVTKEKKDKKKDKAKQEKLARAAEAHLNAEAAAAKVDSDVEVDPEDLIKPAEELVPFALPLADDKTHKKIYKLIKKGAKVKSIHRGVKECEKAIKKTPAKTPATAPSDAPGLVIIAGDISPMDVIMHFPLLCEEHNVPYLFIKSRADLGVAACTKRATSVVMLKPSGKKAGKDTEMTDADKKSSAEEYLESYKEVLRIAQKEWDAQVQPWVKGTHSKQIAYRQANKQQ
- the ARD1 gene encoding N-terminal acetyltransferase A complex catalytic subunit ard1 (EggNog:ENOG503NU74; COG:S), which encodes MDIRLLRPSDIPLIQHANLENLPENYFLKYYLYHALSWPQLSFVAVDVSRPAKTPYDYPKIVGYVLAKMEEEPTDGVQHGHITSLSVMRTHRRLGIAEKLMRQSQQAMVEAFNARYVSLHVRVSNQAAIHLYRNTLKFETEKTEPKYYADGEDAFCMKLDLDFIKQQILEAEKAEDEQDKKNNGSEEKTKEDQDEGEPVGDVGRDPEQDKKIKVKVGRGLGVGELVERDESKH
- the GCD7 gene encoding GCD complex subunit gcd7 (EggNog:ENOG503NUHV; COG:J); the protein is MQPSQANYAPSLDKLIKSLKSQPYEASIEALIFLLKRRQVKGDDCAVATAHILLQVVARSKWHDVDQLLGRVQSVGSRLARAAPHEPVIGNIVRRVLGLIRDEATEDRNNADDLGSDSASDIQSLAPTNPPPQRPAPTPVLMRSNTAAPGGLQVSKSMFNILSAATAADTPMTGASTPLSQAQPASVHALRTEVINGIEEIMDEIQQADDQIASFADIQIHPGEYVLAYQPTKTVERFLIKAATRRRFTVFIASINPIEPGSGEKPYAALRKKLNSHGVTTINLASNGLMAYIPRVNKVIFGAKVIYQNGGLLVDSGACIAAQAAREFLKPVIVLGAIYKFCPEDPSDEAVISELGNPSSFVSYADGPEVEALDIENTVTDYIPPSLVEVYITNLGPQTRHHLASILADHYKVEDIGYSLHDGEV
- a CDS encoding hypothetical protein (COG:Q; EggNog:ENOG503NV63); amino-acid sequence: MSRPLEGKLAIITGSSRGIGAAIAENLASKGCNIALNYTSPSSTSIANDLAAQLTSSHNIKVVPIQADIGSPEGPANLVQDVKSAFSSSDNTFQIDIIINNAGIAQNALLPDVTIPQFEATYRVNVLGPLLLVQAAQPYLPKDRSGRIVNISSVSSSTGFVTQSVYGGTKAALEAMTRTWSRELAQNATVNAVNPGPVEGPMYASNAEVFLEGIEGWIKHTPLMKAQEGDVKDESLPDGTRAARTGEIAGVVGMLCGTEAGWITGQVVCANGGMVMLH